Proteins from a genomic interval of Gadus macrocephalus chromosome 2, ASM3116895v1:
- the prr36b gene encoding protein bassoon has protein sequence MKPDGVATAALEPMEVLESNEVNEAGPPASGEEPSQAASPLEEQTGPPPIELVEGEAPPKVPTTKTPADPKAKTAGKAGAKTKPGTAAPAKTATGSRPGTAQSRLSNGTSKTNGVAKSEGVAKTNGVAKKTTPPAADKKTAAPAKKPAGSTGAPATKPAPKPLEKKPPATARPSSALGPKKTPTTAPAPKPAAAPAAKKPAAPTKSSSAASPKPDKAPVAKTTRPTSASRPSSASTRAPGTGPAKTATPPPKPAPTRTSTTPKPAGPKTTTTPSAGKTPAPQAAKTATPIKKDVSKPSTPAAKKPAAAPLTRPSPAAKATKSEPPKSSPKPDAAAKKPAASKAADSKTAPRPKTAEARAAPSKTPGPKAAKASPKKTVGSSTPTPVKRGPKGVAPETAGEMEAAGVTVAVAAAVATAAAVMGGAEEPAPLAEPEVPVVEETATMTEGLSAEPTLEIIAEPALEATEPAREPTPEPAREPTPEPAREPTPQLRESTPEPMREPTPEPEREPTPELLREPTPEPVREPTPEPMREPTPELLREPTPEPLREPTPEPMREPTPEPEREPTPELLREPTPEPMREPTPEPEREPTPELREPTPELLREPTPEPMREPCPEPERDPSPEPLRETTTDHFREATPEPTTESAYESNEDPEGASMLSLSSQMDMQYFGTSPGVSAPSLGTTVMSPPCSPPGLSPVHQAQSPPPELDLNAHSDPWGNRPAQAAEDLRMDQVLSDSEEDEKFREKEEEEEDEKDFIFRPGGLGESPPGDLHMELQPPMTGAAHTDHFSSLISPREKEVEVEKAEEEINEDKDAGEDEEDEEQRRLGHQPADDFQVGAFGCGGGSAGWHGDDLLSGMESEDVSSSCASSRQQGVSDLSSTQHMALLDGTQSSDALVDSSLRGSEGDGGFMGSPNVETLAGEEDEDEDEERMDEMDVSSERAEGQRHQKDFRQQEQEEEEQEEDEDVEMHSEGVTESGLESCENADEDDFNEGERLDNLNRGGAQPALSPASAWGQNNPFADPWAQPAVLAAAAHSPGSDRGAAEDQTPTRGSPARSPAQAWLGAGGPSLAPRSELHGAQEEEEEEQAQEEALLAAPPMSQSSTLSGAALAAHSGSETSTPEELHDYDSSSGVESRSDKQQTPVPSAQHADLDQDLGIHLEKGDGEEEEAETLPADEVMGAGPPTAPASGPSSVSASGDEASDAEGEMHMKDAPAGGDPAALEEEDGGGATPQSANSVASYAFDCTNSNSNAHSTAESCGKSPGIFSLENEDQLPEECSPALITEMTLTPGAAQGPDPPLGQDPPLGRPVDLLPLGHPAEGLEQIHFGLGGKGVEPREHHLLGEEEDEEDEEEEEEEEEGEKEDPYYSTTICDKTDSFLAGEEDHLNEEEEEDQPNRHEEEEDQPYREAEEEDQPHREEEEEEEEEDNHHEEEEEEDDNKDAAELEDQERLTGAQEDQRNHNRLPGLPGVPVVNSHYLAQVPGNRRPIDPTLAAHFARTAPPPPPYAPPPCGGQQRQQEQEEERRSRRWQEEEEHLRAVQQRQLEQQRRELLQLQQQQQQLEAGRRRQLLQWQLELEQQYRLAQSRRSPPGALSPSSGLCTIYEAMETGEEGEEAGEEGDNLNAADPRPRPPQELEWNRRVDLVQQLINQTLLLSGGAGCVAPLLLLPVGGGGTLSPLEARLWPTLLPHFSSAPSASVTSVSCYSPDGGCPGGDWTVVEVETQH, from the exons ATGAAGCCTGACGGGGTTGCCACGGCAGCGCTGGAACCAATGGAAGTGCTGGAGTCCAACGAGGTTAACGAGGCGGGGCCACCCGCCTCGGGGGAGGAGCCTAGCCAGGCGGCCAGCCCATTGGAGGAGCAGACAGGACCCCCGCCGATAGAGCTGGTTGAGGGGGAGGCCCCACCGAAGGTCCCCACCACCAAGACCCCCGCCGACCCCAAAGCCAAGACCGCCGGCAAGGCCGGGGCCAAGACCAAGCCCGGGACCGCCGCCCCGGCCAAGACCGCCACCGGCTCGCGGCCCGGCACCGCCCAGAGCCGGCTCAGCAACGGAACGTCCAAGACCAACGGGGTGGCCAAGAGTGAGGGCGTGGCCAAGACCAACGGGGTGGCCAAGAAGACCACCCCCCCCGCGGCCGACAAGAAGACCGCCGCGCCCGCCAAGAAACCAGCGGGCTCCACCGGCGCCCCGGCCACCAAGCCGGCCCCCAAGCCCCTGGAGAAGAAGCCGCCAGCGACCGCTCGCCCCTCCAGCGCCCTGGGCCCCAAGAAGACCCCAACCACTGCGCCAGCCCCCAAACCGGCTGCCGCGCCCGCTGCTAAGAAGCCAGCAG ctccaaCCAAGTCCAGCTCAGCTGCCTCGCCCAAGCCAGATAAAGCTCCTGTTGCCAAGACAACCAG ACCGACTAGCGCGAGCCGCCCCTCCTCGGCCTCCACGCGGGCCCCAGGGACTGGCCCCGCCAAGACTGCCACCCCCCCGCCCAAACCGGCTCCaaccaggacctccaccacgcCCAAACCAGCGGGCCCcaagaccaccaccacgccCTCTGCTGGCAAGACCCCGGCGCCACAGGCAGCCAAGACGGCCACGCCCATCAAGAAGG ATGTTTCCAAACCCTCCACCCCGGCGGCCAAGaagcccgccgccgcccccctcaCACGCCCCTCCCCCGCCGCTAAAGCCACCAAATCAGAGCCCCCCAAATCCTCCCCCAAACCGGACGCCGCCGCCAAGAAGCCCGCCGCGAGCAAGGCTGCCGACAGCAAGACGGCCCCCCGGCCCAAAACGGCGGAGGCCCGGGCCGCACCCTCCAAGACCCCCGGCCCCAAAGCGGCCAAGGCCAGCCCCAAGAAGACGGTGGGCAGTAGCACGCCCACCCCCGTGAAGCGCGGGCCCAAGGGCGTTGCTCCCGAGACCGCAGGGGAGATGGAAGCGGCTGGGGTCACCGTCGCTGTCGCGGCTGCGGTCGCTACAGCTGCCGCCGTCATGGGCGGAGCGGAGGAACCCGCGCCCTTGGCAGAACCAGAGGTTCCTGTCGTAGAGGAGACTGCCACGATGACAGAAGGCCTTTCAGCGGAACCCACCTTGGAGATCATCGCAGAACCGGCCTTAGAGGCCACCGAACCTGCCAGAGAACCTACACCAGAACCTGCAAGAGAACCAACACCAGAACCTGCAAGAGAACCAACACCACAGCTGAGGGAATCAACTCCAGAGCCCATGAGGGAACCTACTCCAGAACCAGAAAGAGAACCAACTCCAGAACTCTTGAGGGAACCTACTCCAGAACCAGTAAGAGAACCAACTCCAGAACCCATGAGGGAACCAACTCCAGAACTCTTGAGGGAACCAACTCCAGAACCCTTGAGGGAACCAACTCCAGAACCCATGAGAGAACCAACTCCAGAACCAGAAAGAGAACCAACTCCAGAACTCTTGAGGGAACCAACTCCAGAACCCATGAGGGAACCAACTCCAGAACCAGAAAGAGAACCAACACCTGAACTGAGAGAACCAACTCCAGAACTCTTGAGGGAACCAACACCAGAACCCATGAGGGAACCATGTCCAGAACCAGAAAGAGATCCATCCCCAGAACCCTTGAGGGAAACAACAACAGATCACTTCAGAGAAGCGACCCCCGAGCCCACTACGGAGTCAGCCTATGAATCCAACGAGGATCCAGAAGGGGCCTCAATGCTCTCGCTCTCGTCCCAGATGGACATGCAGTACTTCGGCACGTCGCCCGGCGTGTCGGCCCCGTCTCTGGGCACCACGGTCATGTCTCCGCCCTGCTCCCCCCCCGGCCTGTCCCCCGTCCACCAggcccagagccccccccctgaGCTGGACCTGAACGCCCACTCAGACCCCTGGGGGAACCGCCCCGCCCAGGCTGCTGAGGACCTCCGCATGGACCAGGTCCTCTCCGACTCGGAGGAGGACGAGAAGttcagagagaaggaggaggaagaggaggacgagaagGACTTCATCTTCAGGCCCGGAGGCCTGGGGGAGTCTCCTCCAGGCGACCTTCACATGGAGCTGCAGCCCCCCATGACGGGAGCCGCTCACACGGACCACTTCAGCTCCCTGATCTCCCCccgggagaaggaggtggaggtggagaaggcggaggaggagatcaACGAGGACAAAGACGCCGGCGAGgacgaggaagacgaggagcagCGGCGCCTGGGCCACCAGCCTGCCGACGACTTCCAGGTCGGGGCCTTCGGCTGCGGCGGGGGGTCGGCCGGTTGGCACGGCGACGACCTCCTGTCGGGCATGGAGTCGGAGGACGTGAGCAGCAGCTGCGCCAGCAGCCGCCAGCAGGGGGTGTCGGACCTCAGCAGCACCCAGCACATGGCACTGCTGGACGGCACCCAGAGCTCGGACGCCCTGGTGGACAGCAGCCTGCGCGGCTCGGAGGGCGACGGCGGCTTCATGGGCTCGCCAAACGTGGAGACACTGGccggggaggaggacgaggacgaggacgaggagcgcATGGACGAGATGGACGTCAGCTCGGAGCGCGCCGAGGGCCAGCGGCACCAGAAGGACTTCaggcagcaggagcaggaggaggaggagcaggaggaggacgaggacgtggAGATGCACAGCGAGGGCGTGACCGAGAGCGGCCTGGAGAGCTGCGAGAACGCCGACGAGGACGACTTCAACGAGGGCGAGCGCCTGGACAACCTGAACCGCGGCGGCGCCCAGCCCGCCCTGTCCCCCGCCTCCGCCTGGGGCCAGAACAACCCCTTCGCCGACCCGTGGGCGCAGCCCGCCGtcctggccgccgccgcccacaGCCCTGGGTCCGACCGCGGCGCCGCCGAGGACCAGACCCCCACCCGGGGGTCCCCCGCCCGCTCCCCGGCCCAGGCCTGGCTGGGCGCCGGCGGCCCGTCGCTGGCGCCTCGGTCTGAGCTCCACGGCgcgcaggaagaggaggaggaggagcaggcccagGAGGAGGCCCTCCTGGCTGCCCCGCCCATGTCCCAGTCCTCCACCCTGAGCGGCGCGGCGCTGGCGGCCCACAGCGGCAGCGAGACCAGCACCCCGGAGGAGCTGCACGACTACGACAGCAGCTCGGGGGTGGAGTCGCGCTCGGACAAGCAGCAGACGCCCGTCCCGTCGGCGCAGCACGCCGACCTGGACCAGGACCTGGGCATCCATCTGGAGAAGGGcgacggcgaggaggaggaggccgagaCGCTGCCCGCCGACGAGGTCATGGGGGCGGGGCCCCCCACCGCGCCAGCCTCCGGCCCCTCATCGGTCTCTGCCTCCGGAGACGAGGCCAGCGACGCAGAGGGCGAGATGCACATGAAGGACGCGCCCGCGGGCGGCGACCCCgcggccctggaggaggaggacgggggcggggccacgccTCAGTCGGCCAACTCGGTGGCGTCGTACGCCTTCGACTGCACCAACTCCAACTCCAACGCCCACTCCACGGCCGAGAGCTGCGGGAAGAGCCCCGGAATCTTCTCCCTGGAGAACGAGGACCAGCTGCCGGAGGAGTGCAGCCCCGCCCTCATCACGGAGATGACCCTCACGCCCGGCGCCGCCCAGGGCCCGGACCCCCCGCTGGGCCAGGACCCCCCGCTGGGCCGGCCCGTGGACCTGCTGCCCCTAGGCCACCCCGCCGAGGGCCTGGAGCAGATCCACTTCGgcctgggggggaagggggtggagCCCAGAGAGCACCAcctgctgggggaggaggaagacgaggaagatgaggaggaggaggaggaggaggaagagggggagaaggaggacccCTACTACTCCACCACCATCTGTGATAAGACTGATAGCTTTCTGGCAG GGGAGGAAGACCACCtcaacgaggaagaggaggaagaccaGCCCAACCGacatgaagaggaggaagaccaGCCCTAccgagaggcagaggaggaagaccAGCCCCaccgagaggaagaggaggaggaagaggaggaggacaaccaccacgaggaagaggaggaggaagacgacaaCAAAGACGCAGCGGAGCTAGAAGATCAGGAGCGGCTCACCGGCGCTCAGGAAGACCAGCGTAACCACAACCGCCTTCCCGGCCTTCCAGGCGTTCCCGTCGTCAACAGCCACTACCTTGCGCAGGTTCCCGGGAACCGTCGGCCCATCGACCCCACGCTGGCCGCCCACTTCGCCCggacagcccctccccctccgccctaCGCCCCGCCCCCCTGTGGCGGGCAGCAGAgacagcaggagcaggaggaggagcggcgcaGCAGGAggtggcaggaggaggaggagcacctGCGCGCGGTGCAGCAGCGGCAGCTGGAGCAGCAGCGCCGCGAGCTgctccagctgcagcagcagcagcagcagctggaggcgggccggcgccggcagctcctccagtggcagctggagctggagcagcagtACCGCCTGGCGCAGAGCCGCCGCAGCCCACCGGGGGCACTGTCACCCTCCTCCGGCCTCTGCACCATCTACGAGGCCATGGAGAcgggcgaggagggggaggaagcgggggaggagggggacaacCTCAATGCTGCggacccccggccccgccccccccaagaGCTGGAATGGAACCGGCGGGTGGACCTGGTGCAGCAGCTCATCAACCAGACCCTGCTGCTGTCAGGGGGGGCGGGCTGCGTggcccccctgctgctgctccccgtGGGGGGTGGTGGCACCCTGAGCCCCCTGGAGGCCCGCCTCTGGcccaccctgctgccccacTTCAGCTCCGCCCCCTCGGCCAGCGTGACCTCGGTCAGCTGCTACTCCCCCGACGGCGGCTGCCCCGGGGGCGACTGGaccgtggtggaggtggagacccAGCACTGA